The genomic window GTAAAAACGTTATTTTAATATACGAAAGTATTTTGTATCGTGTTCTAGAAGGTATGGAAAACAAAGTGATAGGTTGGTTGGGTTAAGTCAGCTGCATAAAAATAATgcttataaataatacataataccaataaaaaataaaatgaaaaataattatcagATAATTGTTATGCTGTGGCGTTCTAGAACATTTGCGATTAGGTCAGCCATGTAAGTGCCGTATGTTTTAGTGTAAGGACATTGAAGGTATATTTTTGCTCGTAAAAATTAAAACGGTGTCGGATAGTACCTGCTATACCAGTatttgtttgctaattattctcGTTCTATGTGTGTCTTATATGCAGTTTGAATGTTTTTAGACTAAGTTTGCACGTTATATTTCTCGAAACCACGTCTATTGCTACATTTTCTTTGATACAGAAAAAGTTGTATCAGAAAATAGAGTTGAGCGGATGGGTTATACTCTATTTTCCGATAcagtttttttaaggaaaatatttttgtgaacgtGGCAACTTGTTGGAATCGTGAAATATAACAGTTTGTACAAAGCTACAAACTGCGTAAAAGTAACACAGAGGAGAATAATTAGCAAAATAGAAGactggtatcgcaaaatagagtAGACGAGGTGGGATTAAACTCTAGTATGCGATACTGTAAAATAAGTTTATGCGCAGACATTtattgcatatttattgattttattcctTCCCCAAGGTAGGGAGCAGACAACAGTGTGCATGTTCCATTGTTTCAGGTATTGCTGCACGACATGAACAAGCGAATCATGTCGATCCTGATCAGAAGTCATCTGTAGATAACTTGGTATCAACTATCGATACCAGCGAGACTCCAAATCAAAATGTTCTTCAAAGGTTCCTTTTGGGGGAACATATTACGAGGGCGGAAATTTTGTGGGCTCTTCACACTATTGTTGGTCACACATCACTTCGTAAAGCAGCTGAAAGTGTATCAGTCATGAAACTCATGTTTCCTGACTGTGCGGTCACTCAAAAAATGGAGTTGCAGCGTTCGAAGATTGGTTATCTAATTAACCATGGCATAGCTCCATATTTTGAAAAAGAATTGAAGGAGCTGGTAAAAAAATCATCTGAAATTGTTATTGGTTTTGATGAAAGCCTAAACAAGGTTGTTCAGCGTGAACAAATGGATATACATGTCCGCTTCTGGGATGAAGAACTCAACATGGTGCAGTCTAGGTATTTCACGTCAGTTTTCCTAAGCTCTACTCGAGCCCAAGATCTATTGAAGGGACTCAAGAATGTTTTAGGACatgaaaatttgagaaaaattattcaAGTGTCCATGGATGGGCCCTCTGTGAACTGGAAGCTATCTAAGGATCTAGTTACTGAATTGCGTGAAGAAATAGGTCGTGAAGGTTTTGACCTAATCAACATTGGCAGCTGTGGGCTTCATGTTGTACATGGTGGGTTTAAAGAAGGAATAAAAGTGACAGGATGGTGTGTAGTCGGGTTCTTAAGAGCGCTTTATTATCACTTCAAGGATGTTCCTCTGCGGAGAGCAGATTTCTCATCTTGCACAGGTTGCACTGTATTCCCCCTTAAATTTTGCTGTGTGAGATGGGTGGAAAATAAGAAAGTTGCTGAAAGAGCTTATGAACTACTGCCACATATGAAGACTTATGTTGAAGCCATCGAAAAGCAAATAAAGGACAAAGTGAAACCTAAAGATTCACACTTCAAACGAAGTTTTCCTGCTCTTAAAGAATCCCAAAATTTCAAGATTATTTGTAGTGCTGTAAAGGATGAGATGATGGGTGCCAAACTGGCCTTTTTCACTGCTGGAGCATCACTTGTAGAACCCTTTCTACGAGAATTTCAGAGTGATGACCCAATGGCACCATTCTTGCATCAAGAACTTCAGGCACTCACAACCACTGTGCTTAAGAGAGTTGTTAGAAAAGAGGTTATCGAAAGTGCTCAATCAATTACAAACATTGACTTGTCGAAAAATGAAAACCTTCTGCTGGCAAATCAGGTGGACATTGGTTTTGCAGCTACAGATGCTCTGAAGAAGGTACGAGGTCAGCTTGCTGAGAAGGTTgtgctacaatttaaaaatgactgTAGATCATTTTATGTTGGCTTCCTTCAAAAGGTTCTGCAGCGTTCTCCACTTGCATATAGTCTTACTAGACAAATCTCCTGTATCAACCCTGAGTTGATACGTAGTAAACCAAACCTTGCTGAGAAAAGAATTAAAGCATGCTTGGAACTTCTAGTTGAAAAGCAACAGATCCCGGGGTCCACCGCTGACAAGATTCTGCAAGAATACCAAGAATTTATCCAGATAGCTTCCGTGGGAGAAGCCATGAAGTCTTATCATCGCCAGAATCAGCGTCTAGATTTGTTCTACGTGCAGGTTATGGTGGAATCTGGCAAATCATTTCCAAGTTTACTACTATTTATCAAGCATTTGCTTAttctttcccatggaaatgctgcTTTGGAACGTGGTTTTTCCGTAAATTCGGATTGTCTGGTTGAAAATCAAACTGAGGATAGTCTTATTGCACAAAGAATTGTGTATGATGCTGTCATGAATTCTAAGGGTGTGCAACATGTGCAAATTACTAAATCGCTTATCCACTATGCAAGGAATTCTTGTGCGCGTTATAAGGAGCATCTGGAGAGTAAAAGAAAGAATGTAGAGGCTGAAAAAAGTGAAAGGGACAAGAAAAGAGAAGCTCAAAAAAATCTAAGGGAACTGGAGGCAAAAAAGGCGAAAATAATGAATGATGCCTTAAAAGAGGCAGCCCTCAttgatgaagaaataaaaaaactttaaatggttCATGTGTGTGGAAAAGTGAGAATTTTTGTATCagcgatttttatttaaataaaataacactttatATCAAGAACACTTCAAAAtacttcaaaatgtttttgtaatttgttcacTGATTGGTGAGTATTCTTGgttttaataaattcttaaagtGATTATTGTTATAGTGTCCTTGATGTCGGTAAACAACATTaatcaaaacaattgaaaaactatttcaaaatatatttttttgccacatatatgtcaatttttttaaacctggaaaatcttaagaaaacctggaaaaatctggaaaaagtctggaatttggttttaataatagagtggccaccctgcatacactttcccgcatcatacaccatttttgtgccctccgttgaaaagtgtatgacaggggttctactgtacacatttccttcaaaataaacatttacagtgCTGGAAAGAAGGAAAACCGCAAATCTTTATTCTGTTTTAGcaatctttaaactttttttttccaggtttaatgataacttgttttcataatgtcTGACATATGTACGTAATTACCTATAACATACCCGAAATACgacagcattaaaaataatgaatgcctcacttgatgtttatagcaaaacaaacaaaaatacgtgAAAATGGTTTTATCTCAACTCTACTCACGAGAGAAACTTGTCAAACATGACAGCAATACGCCAGTTTTGCATTAAATAATGCCCAAATTTTCTATGCCATTAATTATCTTAACTAAAATATAGACACTACTAATATTttgtcataattagtattctgccgatttaaaacacctaaaatatttttctttatcaaaCATCACGAGATGTCCGAAAATCAGTTTCCTTTGGATTTCAACAGGCcataaacaaagcataaatgattcCTGTTGATTGGATCACGTATTTGTTTGTCATATTTTCGGAGATTtaaaagccaaaataaaaaaatgattattatattgtaaaattaaatacaagttacCGTAATAGCTTTGAAATGTAGaaaagtataatattttctttcggacagttaattttttagtgtttttgagTTTAaagtagggatgggattttcgaatcttggattcgtcgaatataccgaatcctatggattcgaggattcgtaggatccgaggtgggattcgaggtgggtttttaagagttttaggtagtaattgaaaattgtagtgctgggcgaattttgaaaatttcgaaccgaaccgaacccttacgttcggttcagttcgaaacctcttatatattcgaaaaaccgaacgttcgttaaaaaaaaaaaattacgttattctaattttctaacccccatttgagaccattcacaaaacagctcaacaaaattctattgcttgtaatattccgacttttatcacataatcatcgcctcaacagtttcaagctcagacaaaatttaaaaaaatttattaatcgtcgcataactcgcatagcattttttcatataggcgcgctttgttttttgtttactttagagaattttgtatgcatttgtcgtactacgtaaaataaactatcgtacaaatgccaaaggtattgtttactatacctttaactatagtgcgtgtacgagaagtgttgtacaatcaccaaagattgcgtaccccatgcgttaaactaaagcgcatgtacgagaactctcgtatttcggcaaaactaacgtgatcaagttaacacaagacaaatgcggtaggaaatgattacgtaaattacgtattttaaattactgggatgtatttattttctttggcctttttggttataacagtcaggtaatgaaagtattaatttaatcttgtgtattaaaagtactggtccagtaaattttacagtacggtactaagttgactagcgtagtcgcggcagccatcattatttctcgtgttttcttttttccgacgcaaatttctatagccacactttttacgttacgtttacaatattattgttctagaggtgatttgcgatgagcaggctaacgtcgtttaagttttctaaatggagaaaagataatgacgatccggatgacccagaaccaccccaaaaaaaaagtctaaagtttcttctgacgagcagcattcttccaagaaaacagcaactgcagtcagtgggttttgtaatgtagataggtaacttaattcacattcgcctttttttttatgtcctattaaaaagttttacttattaaaaatgttaggttatgtctaccacaaaaatatgttatgtggccttatgctgaatgttcgtcatctttataatatttttttttaaatgaaggttagtgtacactgaaaaaggaagatagtctttttgaaatttagatgtaacttcttcatgaattaaaagttggtatatatgtaagctaagctatataatgttttaattttacatatggctggagaacctttctttctcaccactcagttaaagaccaaaatgatGGTCattggttcattttaattcaaaacaattatttctgtatgaggttcggttcggctcggttcgaaaccagagaactgaggttcgtccagctctagaaaattgtatacctaaactatattatacagGTAACGGAAaaagcacaaacataagataaactatgcTGCATTTTGTTAATTAGTATAACTActtgatcatttccaaccttcaataatataacattgcagaaaaaatgtaactttttttaaatggtgtctgttatacaaacgtattttattgaaaacataggaaggattaatttaacagagaattggacagatgcaaacttacgtgtgtggtttttgaggttatatgtctctattttatatcaggtgtatacactatgcacttattttataattttataaatacatatgtgatttttttttaatacataggcctatgttattttttaaaataaatgtgtgattttttttaataacatgtgaagtttagtgtgggactgggattcgagattcgatgacaaacactgaggattcgaacaaggattcggattcgaccaaaatgtggattcgtcccatccctagtttaaagataaacaaactTCAGCATTTTGGAGGTATTGGTAGTTGGTTACACTGTCTAATAGTTTACGGTGCTTGTCGGCTATCTTTAGTGGAATTTATGTGGTATTCTGCAATTCGTTTATATTTTCTTTGTCCGTATTGAAAACTCGGGAAAAATAACGTCCGAGTTAAAAGGCGTGTGgaaattttatgagaaaaatgcTAACCAAACCGCAAAATGCAAACagtgtcaaaaaattattaaaacaagtagaagaaattattttgaaacattttttaaaaaataaacatatttataggaTACAAAATTGATATGAAGCATATATTTCAATCAATGTTTTCCCGATCCCGTTCCTGTTTCCcgcaggaaaaatattttccataccGAGAATTTCcagaataaaaaaatcctttcccaCACAGCCCTaatatatttcaatcaatttttcCCGATCCCGTTCCCGTTTCCcgtgggaaaaatattttcccgccCGAGaatttcccgaaaaaaaaaatcctttcccgCACAGCCctagcttttatcgttgaatgatttcatgatttatttcatgaaaatctgctctcattaaaagtaagttttatagacatttaataggtgtctctctctctctctctctctctctctctctctctctctctctctctctctctctctctctctctctgaagatcaatatATGAATCGTTACTaatttatttccttcattttttttagtttgatttgatacaatatgatttcactaaaaatcaatttctaccccttcctattttcatttccacattacgaagtttcactttttCCGCGCGGTGGGACTCCACgcaatttttgcatgcaattaaaaactattttttaatgatgccaaagaagtataacttctcatgcgcgtacctaagtacacgcacccatttttttatttaatttcttctatatatatttttttttctctacctagggcactcataattcttttaaatttcacgtgtatgttttcaatgtcattcgagttgtacaattttttttgtcaaattggtcattatttatactttgtttcattttgtaaacatacgtattttaggtattatgacaaataaaaaaaaatttttacactaacattcttaggtttttattgtgtggatagtttgaagtttaatattatgtaggtatataaattcttaaacttataaatttcttcgaaatttattcataggttggcagggcctactaatattttatttgtcaatattgtaatttttttacagtacctacttatttgcaaggagtttggcttagtgtttataatttatctgctgagcgttaagagtcttagggctgccgagaccgaagaccagaaatatttatcaattatgtaatatattgttgaaaaatttgaattttactatttcaggaaagttgatttttttgacgtgacaacgtctaataaatctatgaacgccggctgcacgcacgaaaaagtgtcccactacggatgtcccactacggatgtgccctgtttgctcattgtacgcatgcgtggcatctctcttcatgctcattgtacgcatgcgcggcatctcttttccactcgattggaacaaccatcgatttgacttttcaatcatattttcgtcgtttgaattattaatattatgtaatttaacgatcgtccaccgattttcagcacaatcgggacggttatttaaaagtaatgttgaaaattcaaatacgttttgaaccaactatggagttttacagttacacataataattcatattacacccgggatcttttgcacaatgttttaaaaaatattgtaacacattataaataagttttgtgtatttgggatgcgtatttgttatcaaatcatgttataaaaacgaaataatattattcccctaccctgaaaaaaagtatataaaaatatatatatcatttgaaaCAACTTATTTTCATGTATGGCTTCGTGGTCTTGTGGTCAGCATCGCAAACTTTCAATCTAAAAGAAATtggttcgaatcctggcaggtgtaaagttttttttgtacttctaaaaataaatgcggcgcacgcaacatttcaatagtaataattatatttgaattaataaatgaatgcaactaaaagtaaatttattaatttaattgtacatttcatttcactcctttgtatccatacaaaatagtgataattcaataaatatgattcaaattaaaaaaaaattctttctcaaagaatataatatttttaatgcctaaatggtttggttgcagaagcctattacggctcagtctcaggttgaatatgatattttcttttcttctggatcaatcatttcatcaatggtttgttatgacgttgtcacgttaaactatcgtccgtaaaccgactttacagacaaccaattttttttttttattatttagagtgtttccaagccattcggggtcctcaaactaccctccccccacaaggagtcaaagacccaaaaattaaaaaatttcccaaaatttccaaaaacctattcgctattctctttcgatttggagtgtttacgagccattcggggtcctcaacaacacaccctcccccctcaggggtcaaaaccccaaaatttaaaaaatttcaaatatcattctctttcgatttttattgtttcccaaccattcagggtcctcaaaatcaccactccccctctggggacaaagccccaaaattttgaaaatttcaggaatttcaaatatcatttctttcgagatggagtgttccaaaccattcgaggtcctgaacatccactttccgcaaaagtgaaagccctaaaattttgaaatataagaatatatataattggatgttggcatgtatgacgtcgataaactcttacaccgtttgaccgaacGCCacgaaatttggcacatcgaagtgttttgatcatgaagaaggtttttatgctatccattttttttgtaactcgccgctagatggcgctgtagcgcatcaacttctaaacctttcaaccgatatccatgggtaaacagaaaatcataggtcacagatacacaaacagtaattacagtagaaccctgttataatgaatctgaagggagtagtttatatgttcactatagaggggaaactttatatctgggaaaacttttatattggcaatacatactcaaagcaacagttttatgagcaaatgcagataggcctattatttttaatgcactacacatgtaaaaactttctattaatggttcttcgacaacggcatattttccttttttcaggcatttaatactctgtgacgtattcgcagcttgagaaagaagattgttcagcttgtttaatattgtacttaatgtggatgttgcaattcccagttcctttgctattaacacgtttaatattgtacttaatgtggatgttgcaattcccagttcctttgctattaacacgtgcgggacagtggggttggagtctacttTTTCAATATTGTcgagtttatctcgcacagataatgccttacgttttttaccgaATTTTTCACTcgtttttatgtacgtatttcttgtTGAAGACATTTgaagcttaataacacgaaatatttttaccgtcaaaagtaaataaacgaaaaataacgagtctggcgcatcaaagatcactacgtatcatttagtatcgcagttgctaaagctggaacgaaatttttctcactttctatggaaaatttagtccacagagttctatctagtggtagtcttacgaaccttactcgatcaaaatgtccgaaacgtgaacgataaaaatgagacttaaaaatattgaatttgctgctataatgtacacacatatttgtgtggcggtaatttatgtttattttgataacatattaaatgtacacgcgttcgcccattctttaactatgcagggaaactatgtatttttttattttcaccaaactgattaccatttttggctacacgtagcctaccgaggccactcgaatacgacttgtttataatatgaacagtggacaatcgagtagcgtattgcggagaaaaacttcaatgtgatccagaatagacgttttgttaaaaaaacttgtaattatatgaaaatatttgagataaatgtgcattatgtcggcaaaatttgttcgtattacacgggaaaacgtatcaacattgacaaaagttgtgcgctatatccaataaattaatacataacctcacatcattttgccgggactgagacggaaattcacaataaacgggaattcattataggcgggttcactataaacgggttctactgtatgtgtcatttcttaatgtccaacacactggacatatcgctatccattttgctgtaactcgcggacaatatatcacccggtgttcagcccgggcaaagccgggtactgcagctagtttattataaaaatgtagGGAGAAAGCTGAATAGTAGCTGCCTAAAACTACATTTCCTTATTTCGTTAGTGCCTGTGCATGCTAGGTTCATGCCAGACCCATGCACTGTTAGTGACTTAGCAGAGTCTATTTCAGATCAATGTGCATAACTGCAGAAACTGTGTAGTCTTTTGATTGTACTCCCTTAAACTTGCATGTAAACCAgtggcaaaattttttttatgtaaaacttgTTTTGGTAAAATATCTCTATTTCACATAAAAGAGAAACAGCAGAATGTCACATATTTGTGACACACTGTTCTGGTATCTGTACTGATTAGTTGAGCTAGCCAGTAGCCACCCCACTTGGCAGACATCTGTTTTGCCCAGTCAGCGTGGAGGACGGAGGTGATATGGAAAGGGGTTGAGACACAGTGAAATGACTGTGTTGAGTTATGGCGACCTTGATTGTGGGACTACATGAATTTATCTTATCATCATTGTTTAGGGAATCGGTGAATTATTGTGAGGCAGGTATAAAAGCACGTTTGTAGTATTTTCAGTAACCAAAAGTTACCGTATTTATGCAGATATAGGCCGCGTGCGGATGCAGGCCGCACCCTAAATTTTTGATTAAAGTCTTAGAACAAATTAATATCTCAAAAAGAGGCCGCACTGAAATGCTGATGAGTGGCAATCACGAAGTACGTACCTATTCACAGAGCGATCGTGGCAACTGCGCGCCATCGATAAGAGCGTGCTGGCAACAGCGGAGTTTGACCTTGTCTGCATCCTGTGTATAGTttatcctcctcctccccccccccccccgccccccttccCGCCTCCATGGCTTTGGTAGCCATACACAGACAGCGGACTTTGTTGACCTTGTAGTTCCCCCCCCGGCCTCCCCCCTTGCATTCTTTCAGTTCCGTTATCTGTGTCGCCCACTTCTCCCCTCCCTGTTCATCCTTTTTTCCACGTACCGGTAATTACCACCGTTGTTTACGAGAGTCATGCTGCATAGCTACCTATGTAAACGTGTACTGAAAATGTCAGTCATATTTTTACAaagttgaatatttatatttatttatatttattttcatttacatatatttatttatattttgcgtGTGTCGGAGATGGGAAAAGACAGAGCTAGTTACAAGGCTAACTTCAAACTGAAAGTGGTACAGTATGCACAGGAGCACGGTAAGAGAGAGGCGGGAAGGAGATTTGGAGTGGACGAGAAGAACGTTGTTGTTGATGTGGTCCTCCtcgcaccgatgtctctcttgggtgagagccagcaggggtggaggaggtcgaactgctggtctggccccacgttgggcgccagaaaGATTGTGATGGCGGTCCTCCtcgcaccgatgtctctcttgggtgagagccaggtatccgggtggagaaggtccaactgctgatcttgcggcaggattcgcagttggctggtgaaggcgaatagctagtggggtgagagATAGGGACTAAACTATTGATTGAAAATAATGTCGGTATTTTccacggaacttttattgacctgaattgtccaaacagttcaatttgttgCCTGCATCGGCTTTCACAACATACACGGGATTGatacacggtacaccctatcgtctagaaaaggggggggggaagagacaaattccctaggccgagataggtcctcggatggcctaactcgcgaaggaggggtgcgagcagcagaaaacggatagccagtcgttctgctgctccccctaagATCGTCCTATAgccagtgggcggaatccagcctcactggccgtcgggccgatcaactgactttcaggtggatgacctcgcctttatatagggagaaatgcgcgggaacgaagaaatgaagggaggggcgaactaactcctctttggaagggatgagatgcgtgcgcatgaatctcgccgaaatttccttccctggtggtggaagtataaactagatattaataattaaaaagaaaagataaacttgacataaataattatatgttcctacattaatattcaatcctatgtattaaaaagtatttaaactttctttcacaacttaattagttaaatttatactattataaaatataaatacagttggtagatcgccgttcacaagatggcgtcacaatgtacatgtttagctgtggcaagagaaaaatatacattgtttacataactcgtccatatttactattatattctgaagtacgtttatatgtgtgtttataacgacgtgaaaaataaagggcgaagatagttggttgctttaatgaattattctattgttcgttgctttgtttataacctacgacgtcgcacagattcgtcgccgcatattacgtgagtaggcctattgccgaaacacctttttccctgaattgcttctaaACTTATAAAAACTCGTTTTTGGATttaattatcacgtaaagtaacgtgatatttaatataggaagggc from Bacillus rossius redtenbacheri isolate Brsri chromosome 1, Brsri_v3, whole genome shotgun sequence includes these protein-coding regions:
- the LOC134542131 gene encoding uncharacterized protein LOC134542131 — its product is MSTRYSCRYEVEFPWATEDPKDKGSAKCKICAKSFKLDTMGRGAFLSHAKSKFHQNAKSCQDRNMYVTAFFSTHPGQHHEAVPSCSKGIAARHEQANHVDPDQKSSVDNLVSTIDTSETPNQNVLQRFLLGEHITRAEILWALHTIVGHTSLRKAAESVSVMKLMFPDCAVTQKMELQRSKIGYLINHGIAPYFEKELKELVKKSSEIVIGFDESLNKVVQREQMDIHVRFWDEELNMVQSRYFTSVFLSSTRAQDLLKGLKNVLGHENLRKIIQVSMDGPSVNWKLSKDLVTELREEIGREGFDLINIGSCGLHVVHGGFKEGIKVTGWCVVGFLRALYYHFKDVPLRRADFSSCTGCTVFPLKFCCVRWVENKKVAERAYELLPHMKTYVEAIEKQIKDKVKPKDSHFKRSFPALKESQNFKIICSAVKDEMMGAKLAFFTAGASLVEPFLREFQSDDPMAPFLHQELQALTTTVLKRVVRKEVIESAQSITNIDLSKNENLLLANQVDIGFAATDALKKVRGQLAEKVVLQFKNDCRSFYVGFLQKVLQRSPLAYSLTRQISCINPELIRSKPNLAEKRIKACLELLVEKQQIPGSTADKILQEYQEFIQIASVGEAMKSYHRQNQRLDLFYVQVMVESGKSFPSLLLFIKHLLILSHGNAALERGFSVNSDCLVENQTEDSLIAQRIVYDAVMNSKGVQHVQITKSLIHYARNSCARYKEHLESKRKNVEAEKSERDKKREAQKNLRELEAKKAKIMNDALKEAALIDEEIKKL